The nucleotide sequence CGAACCCGACCACGACCGCCGAGCATCTCAAGTCGAAGAGACGGGCACTCGGGTGGAGTCAAAAGCAGGCTGCCCGGCACCTTGGAGTGGATCCCGATACTTGGTCAAACTGGGAGTGTGGTGGTGCGATCCGGGCGAATGTCCATCAGCGCCGCGTGGCTGATTTTCTGGGCTTATCCGAGTCACGGTGCTGCACCTGCATACCCAATCAAGCAGTGGAATGACGGGCGCCGAGCGTCTCGGGGTACTGTGCACGTAGCTCATATCGGTACGCTCTGGATGGCAGCACATATTCAGTTCCAAGCGCCGAACTTCGCGAAGATCATCCTGGGCACATAATTCGGTCAGCCTTAAAACAAAGCTCAGCACTCAGCCGCCATAACGCTATTCGCGGCAGGAAGCACGTTGCCGTACTTTACGGTTCCCCTCCTGATCACGCGAACAGTAGCCCGAGCTGCCAAAAAAATGGTCGTGGACGATGAGCCAATTCGACGGCAATGAGTAGTTCAGTTCTGGGAAGGCGGTCTAGCGGCTCCAGGCGGCCACTTGCATTTCCGGATCTGATTTCGGCATCCCAAAATAGCGGCGGCTTCGATGCCAAGACGCAATTCGAATGGTCAAAAGGGAGACATTGACACACTACCTATGAAGTCAATAGCTTGGTACGCATTGCGAAATCTTGCACTCGCTTGCGCCGATCGCACAATGACCGAAACGCTCATAGAATGAATGGAGGGTTCGATATGCTTGATTCCAAGCAATGTCTAGGGGTGTTTGTATTCTGGATATTTTGCATGCTGGCTAGCCCGAGTTTCTCGCAACCACCGGGATTTGTTCGGGGAGAAGATGACGAATCAGAGACATCCAGGGATCGAGGCGCGATCACGCAGGTCACTCCTGATCGGATCGAATTACAGAGGGGCAAGCGAGGATTTCATGTTAGCGTCACTGGGAGCGGGCTCCCTGCCGTTCAGAAGGAACCTATACAGCGGGGCGACAAAGACGCGATACGTGAAGTGCTACAACTTTTTCCGGAAGTCGGCGCAGTAGAGGACTTTGATTTTGTTGTGAGGGGCGACCCAAGTGACGTCCCGACAATAAATCTCACAGCTGGCATCTTCGACGACCCCAAGGACACATCCGATGATTTGATAGAGGAACGAGCGGAGTTCGAGACGATCGACGAGGACATGACGGTCGTGCCGATTTTCATCTACCAATACGGCGGCAAGGGGCTTCGCATGAACGGGTTGGATGGATCGACCGAGTTCATCGAGCCTGTAAATGAGATGACGGCATTGAAAACACGGGTGTGCTTTGCAACTTCGACGCAGCAGATATTCTCATGCAACAACAGTACAAGCTTGCGTGTCTATCGCGAGAGCACGGTTGGCCTACCAATTTGCCAAGAGGACGGTACGCCATGCACATCGGATTGAATGAAGCCGAAGACTATATGAGCATTGTGCAGCCTCTTTGGTGCTGTGCACCGGGGACAACGGCATCTCCGATCGGGAAATTTATCAGTGGCAACTGGCAAATCAACATCAAGTCAATGTTGCCACTGCCAGTTACGCAATCTATTGAAGCCTTGGCGGAATTCGACCCAAACACGGACGGGACTGCTGCTGACCCCGATCTGGAGTCATACACAGAGGAAGCAATCAAAGAAGTAATGGCACACGAATTCGGTCGTGCGTTTCACTTCAATTCGCAATGGTCGGGAGCGACACACGTCAGCCACTTTGCTAGAGCCTGGAAAGAGGGATTTGCCGACACAGTCGCAATTTTTATTAGCGCAGATCGACACGGCGGCGATTGGAACGTTGACGATATTTTCACCGCGCCCACCGTCGATCCAGCTACCGGTGGCCTTGTGGGGGCGTCGGGGCCCATCCAGTACATTGAAGGTACTTGGGAAAGTCTCGAAGAGCATGAGGCTGGCCACCTGTTTACTGATTTTTTTATGGCTCATCGCGTAATCGTGTGGGTAGAAATCGGAGTGTGACATGATCGAAAGCCTTGCAAACAAGGCATTTCCCGGGTTTTATCCCATGCGTAAAACCGGGATGATTTAAGGATAAGCAGAATAAAGCCCCTGCCCGACCGAATCCAACTGTCCGGTACCGCCGTCCGGTACGGCTGACGCCCAGCGGCATGCGTGTGTCCTGCCCACGAATTGCCCGGATCCTCGACCGCACCGTAGGCAAACGCGGGCGATCCACTATTCGGAACGCCCTACGATCCGTCTTCACCGTCGCTTGAACACAGCACCGCCCCTGCCGATCCCCGATCGCAGCGTCCCCGCTCCCGATTCGCGCGCTCCGTGTGCGCCGCTCACGCACTCACCGGCGGCCCTGTCGACGGTGGGCCGAGTGGAGCAGTGTCGCCTCGGTCTTCCCCGCACATGCTCGGATCCGCTCGATCAGCGCCGGCTCCTCGATGCAGGCGATGATCTTACCGCCTGGCCGCAGCGCACGCAGCTCACGTCGATGCCAAAGACCCGCTTCCAGTCGTTGGGCCCAACTCATCGCCGCGTGCCGCTCGATGGCAGAGCGCTCGGGCTGCGCGGTTCCCTTTCCTTCCTCCGGCCCCTGCCCGAGGGCGTCACCTCCGCACGCCAGCGGTGGTTCGGTGCCAGCACGCCGTGGTAGCGAGTCAAGTTGACGCGAGGGCGCGGCACCAATGCAGCAAGGCGGGCGATGAAATCCAGAGGTTCGAAAACGACGTGCGTCGTCCCGTCATGATACGGCGTCTTGAGCAGGTACACCACCTTGCCCTGCGCATTCACCGTGAGCCGCTGCTCGGCCACCGCCGGGCGGGCGATGTAGCGGCACAGCCGCTCGCGCACCGTGCGCTGGTGTGCCTCGCAGCTCACGCCGGCGTGTAAGGAAAAGCCGTTCGCCTTCGCCACCCGCTCGTTGCGCGGTTCCTCGCCCGCGAGCGCCGTGATCGTGCGCAGCACCAGCGCCTTGCGCCCGGCCTGCGGCCCCACCGCGATGCGGTAGGTCACTGAGCTGCCGAGGAGCTGGCGTATCGCATCCGTATCCTCGACGGACGGCAGCTCGAGCCACGCACTCTCCGCATCGCGCTGCAACAGCCCCATCCGCTCCAGCGCCCGCCCCACCCGCTCGGCGATCTGCTGCACCAGGTGCTCAAGCTCCTCGCGCTCCGGCGCCTTCACCCGCCTGAAGCGCAGCCGCCGACCGAACGCGGCACGTGCACGCCGTCCAGGCAGAGCATGTGCAGGTGGATGTTCAAGTTCAAGGCGCTGCCGAAGCGCTGCACCAGCGTCACCGCACCGTGGCCACCTCCTTGCATCTGAACCCGGCCTTGTGCGCGAGGTGCGTGACGAGCAGGCGGTAGATCACCTCCAGCGCCTTGGCGAGTGCCTCGGGGGCGGGAGGCAAAGAGAAAGCGCAGCGCGAAGGGGAAGCTGACCACCCACTGGCGCAGGGCAGCGCCGGCAGCACCTCGTCGGCAAGGAGCGCAGCGTCTCGGCCATGCGCCGGGCGCCGCAGCTGGGGCAGAAGCCTCGCTTCTTGCAGCTGAAAGCCACGAGCCGCTCGAAGTGGCAGGACTCGCAGCGTACGCGCAAAAAGCCGTGCTCGAGCCGCCCGCACTTCAGGTAGGCCTCGAACTCCCTCTCGACATACGCGGGCAAGACCTTGCCCTGCTCGGCCAGGGACGCAACGAATGCCGGGTAATGCTGCTCCACCAGCCGGTAGAGACGGGTTTCCTCGGGGCGGTGGCGCGCGTAGGCGAGTCCACCGGCAGCTTCCTGCCCGTGCTTGCATCGGCTGCGCGTCTTGCGCTGCCAAGGGTTGCCTCAGTGTGGATCTGTGGCGTCTCCGCGTGCAAGCCACAGCCAGCCAGGTAGCTCTCCACATCGATGCCGACAAATCGACAGGAAAGCCGATTTGCCACGACCGCCAGGTCGCCCCGAAGGGGTGCGGCACACGGATGTGCCGCATGCCACCCGCTCAGCCGTCGCGCCCGTCATCGCCGCGTGCGGCTCGATCGCGGATCGCTCCGGGCTTTGCAATGCCCCTGCCCGTCTTCGGCCCCTGCCCGAGGCGTTACCTCCGCACGCCAGCGGTGATTCAGGTGAAGTGCGCGGTGCTCGATGGGCTGAGTTCGATATGGCAGGTAAGCTCTGGACAATCCCGGCCGAGCGGATGAAAGCCAAACGTGAGCATCAGGTGCCATTGAGCGATGCCGCAATGGTCTTGCTGGAGTCGATGCCGAAGGATAGCGACGATGATGTGGTGTTCGCCGGTACCAAAGGCCAGCCCTTGTCCGATATGTCGCTGACCGCAGTGATCCGGCGCATGAACGGCGACGAGAAGCCCGTCTGGGCGGATGCCAACGGCGACAGCATCACCGTTCATGGTTTCCGCAGCACGTTCCGCATGTGGGCGGCAGAGACCACCAATTACCCGCGTGAGGTTGCCGAACACGCGCTGGCGCACCAGTTGCCGGATGCGGTCGAGCGCGCCTATCAGCGCGGTTCGCAGTTCGCCAAGCGTGCCGCCTTGATGGCCGAGTGGGCCGTGTATTGCGCCACGGTGCCGACCGATGCGGTGGTCAAGCCGATTCGTGGCACGGCGTTGCGCATAGCGCCCGAATAAACAAGCTGAGCCGCAAGTGCAGGACGATGCGCACCGCCCCGGTGTAGCCGCCGGAGCCGTGGGCAGTTTCATCGCCGACGGCGCGGGGCTTGCGGGGTTTGATGCAAGCCCCGTGACGGAGCGGTCAGATACCGTACTTCATGCCTTACGCACCAGCGCCTTTCTTGCCGCCACTCTCACCCGCCGCCCTGAATTCATCGTAGGCCATATCCCAATTTACCTTCGGGAATGCAACTTTGACCGACTCAAGAAAATCTTTGCGGTTCAACGTCTCGAATGTGACATCCTTGGGAAACGCTCGTCCAGCTTCATTTCCTGGATGAGTGACTCGGCGCTGGGAAAACAAGGTCAAGCTCCTCTTTGAGCCAGTATCTCAAATCGTCCTCTGACGGTTGCCGCTGAGCAACTGACCAAGCAAGGCGTCCGGCGGCGTTTCGACCACGCGCGGCAGGTAGTAGGCGACGATCTGATCGCGTGACTCATCCAAGTGCTTCTGCAATTCTGCTGCTACGTCCGCCTGATGTTTCTTCAATTTCTCGCGGAACGCTGTCAGCCGCTCGGTCAAATGCGGCTTTGCCGCCTTCAGCACCACTCGCCCGTGATCCTTGCCCAGTGATGGCGTGAAGTTCTTGCGAATATCGTTGAGGGCGTCTTCGAGCGGTTTGGACGAGAGCTTGCTGCCCTTCTCGATCAGCTCGAACGTGGTGCGCAATCGGTTTTCCAAATCCTTGCTGCCACCCAGCTTCTGGATGCTTGCCGGAATCGCCAGTCGATGGCGCTGGATCGCGGCACCGGTGAGGCTCAATTCGACATATTGCAGGTAAGGCTCAAACACCCGAACCTGCCGCGCCAGATCAAAGCGTACCGGCGGGCTTCTTTCAGGTTGCTACCAACCTCGGTGAATTTGTCATCCGTTACCTGTGCCGACCCCACATCCAGAGGCAAGGCTTCGATTCGCCGTTTCTCTTCGGGTGTTTTCGCTTGCGCCACGGCAATCGCCTTGGCGGCCGGTGAAAGACGAGCCAGGGCTTCCGCCATCTGTTCGCCGGACATGCGTATGGCGTTGGGTGCCCCACTGCCGGTAGGTTCGGCTTCGAGATACAGGGCGGTCGGGGTGAAAATAAAGCCTGTGTCGTCAACAATCACCAGCGCAGTGCGCAGACCGGGGGAACTGCGGACGTGGACTTCGGCATCACGCAACAGTTTCACCGCATCAATCTCACCATAGCCCATGCGCATCACGCGCTCGTCGAAATCCAGGCAAACGGTCAGCATTTCTGGCCCGAGCCGGCCACCCGTTTCCACCATTGCCTGTGCCACGTTGGACTGAATACCTGGTGCGGCGTAGCAAACGGACTGCCGGGCAGACCGAATCAGGTCGGCGATGCGTTGCGACGAGAGCGAACAGAACAGCGCATCGGTACTCATGTATTGCCACCCTTCGGTTTCTTCTTGGGCGCAACCGCCTTGCGTTTCGTCGGCTTCGCAGACGCCGCATTGGCACAGCACCGCGCCAGCGGCCGGCGGGGGCAAGTAGTTGCTGCGGCTCACCACCGGCTGGCCGCTCTGCTTCTCAATATCCTTGCGCGTTCTACCCGCCACCGCGCCACCATCTTTCGCATCTTTTTTGAGCGGCGCGATGCCCTGCGAATCGCGGTCGCGGTGCAGCTTGGTGGTCGTTGCCTCGCCAAGCATGGTCAGGATCAACTCGATGTCGGTCATGTGATCGCGCAGGTTTTCCCGCGCCAGCGACTTCACCTGCTTGTAGTCGTCCACCTTCAGATCGAAGGTGCCCTGCATGATCTCGTTGGTCAGAATCGCAAACTCCACGCTGGAAGCCACGCCGCGCGCTTTCCACTCATCGGTCAAATCCTGCCGCACCGCGATACCGCGCAGGCGCTTGTCGATCCACTCTTTCGGGTAGCCCTTCTTTTCGTAGAGTTCCTGCATCCGCCCCATCGCCAGCTCGGGGTTCTCGATCTCATCCAGACGCTCCTTGCCCACCTTGGCCAGCCAGCGCTTGAAAGGTTCGGCCTTGGGGCTGGGGATCGACTGGATCAAGCGGAAAATGCCTTGCGTATTCCAGCACTGGAGTTTCTGCCGCCCGCCTGCCGTCTCAAACGCCAGCGCAAGGGGGGGTGCAATTTGTCCCCCCCCTTGGCTATCCAGGCTCAAATCGGGGTCGCGCCGGCGCATCTTCTTCCAATAGTCCGACGGATCGGCGGCATCCGTCAGCGCGGCAACGATGTCGGTGATGACAAACCACCATTCGTCGTTATGCAGAGTGCGGCGAATGGCCTTTTGCTGAAAAACAGCGGCAGGGGCGGCGGCGGTATCCGGCTTGGCAACTTTTTGCTCATGGCGTTTCATGCGAAATATTTACTACAAAAGTCGGCGCTGGCGAGACGGCGCAGTCGGCTTCAACCCGTGACAAAACGTCCGACTTCCTCCCAATCCGAATTCTTGAACCCTGGCGTCTTGGCGTTCTCCGTGACAGCGTGCCTAGTTTGATCTGATGCGCCCGCAGAGAATCCCGGCTCAACTTTCAATCTCCCCAGAGGTCAGCCCAAACACCGTCGCCGTCAGCCAGCCTCTAAACGAATCATTGTCCTGAAACTGTTTGAAGAGCTGCGCATCGTCTTTGAACATCGCCGTGATCACCCGCTTGAGCGCCTTGTCGTGCTCGATACGGGCAGTGCTTGGTGTGTTCTTCATCGCATTTTGATACGCGGGGTCGGCGGCAACCTTGGGCGGAATGACTTCTACAATCCGCTTCTCCACTGCCTTTGAATCGAGAAACAGCCCGCCGAACTGGTCGTTGAACTGCTTCACGATGTTCGAAAGCCTGTCTAATTCCGGCTCCGGTTTGCGCCCGCCGCCGCCAGTCGGCGCGGGTTCGATCTCCGCGTCCGCATCCGGCAGCGCGATGGCGATCATCGCCTTCTTCTCGGCGCGGTAACTGTCCATGTCGATTGCATCCAGAATGCCTTTGGCCAGGTCTTCTTCCACCGGCGCAGGCAGTTTGCTGATGAGGAAGTTCAGGAAGATCGACAGCTTCTCCCATTCCTGTACGCCATAAGGCAGGATCGTCGCAAGAAAATCATAGGTGCGGGTGAAGGTCTTCGCCTTGCCCTTGAAATCCACCTGCTGGTCTTCGTCGAGGTCGTTTACATAGACCGCCACGCAGGCGTCGAGGATAGGGTCCAGCTTCTCCCGCGGCGCGCCGTCGAGAAACAGCGTCACCAGCGCGTCGATCTGCTCGGGCGTATAGACCTGATGCTGGTCGAGCGCTCCCTTGAGCGTGTGCAGCTTGTTCGGATCGGTCTCGCTGCTGAGAATCGTGGTGCGGTAATAGTCGGCAAACGACTTCTCAATCGTCTCGGTGTCGTTCTGGAAATCAAGCACGAACACATCGTGCTTTTCGGGTGCGCCCGGTTCAGGCGCGACAGCGTCTGCACCGCTTTGATGCCGCTAAGCGCCTTGTCCACATACATCGTGTGCAACAACGGCTCGTCGTAGCCGGTCTGGAACTTGTCGGCGCAGATGAGGAACCGGTACGGGTCTTCCTGAATCCGGTCGGCGATGTCGTTGCCCGGAAAGCCATTCAGCTTGGCCTCGCTGACTTTCTCGCCGTTGTATTCCGGCTCGCCCGAGAAGGCGACAATGGCTTGATATGGGCTTTTCAGTTCGGCGAGGTAAGCACGAAAGGCGAAGAAAATACTCTATCGCCCGCTGGATGCTGCCGGTCACCACCATCGCCCGCGCTTGCCCGCCAATCTTGCGCTGGCCGATCACCTGTTCGAGAAAGTGGTCCACCATGATCTCCGCCTTGTCGCGGATCGCCTTGCTGTGGCTCTCCACATATACGCGCAGCTTCTTGCGTGCCTTCTTGATGTCGTATTCAGGATCGCCCGCCACCGTCTTGGCGAGGCGGTAATAGCTCTCTACCGGCGTGTAGTGCTTAAGCACATCGAGGATGAAGCCCTCCTGAATCGCCTGCTTCATCGTGTAGCCGTGGAAGGGCCGGTGCTTCACCTGGCCAGCTACCTCATAAGGCACGCCGAAAATCTCCAGCGTCTTGCTCTTGGGCGTGGCGGTGAAGGC is from Gammaproteobacteria bacterium and encodes:
- a CDS encoding transposase produces the protein MTLVQRFGSALNLNIHLHMLCLDGVHVPRSVGGCASGG
- a CDS encoding Bro-N domain-containing protein, which translates into the protein MKRHEQKVAKPDTAAAPAAVFQQKAIRRTLHNDEWWFVITDIVAALTDAADPSDYWKKMRRRDPDLSLDSQGGGQIAPPLALAFETAGGRQKLQCWNTQGIFRLIQSIPSPKAEPFKRWLAKVGKERLDEIENPELAMGRMQELYEKKGYPKEWIDKRLRGIAVRQDLTDEWKARGVASSVEFAILTNEIMQGTFDLKVDDYKQVKSLARENLRDHMTDIELILTMLGEATTTKLHRDRDSQGIAPLKKDAKDGGAVAGRTRKDIEKQSGQPVVSRSNYLPPPAAGAVLCQCGVCEADETQGGCAQEETEGWQYMSTDALFCSLSSQRIADLIRSARQSVCYAAPGIQSNVAQAMVETGGRLGPEMLTVCLDFDERVMRMGYGEIDAVKLLRDAEVHVRSSPGLRTALVIVDDTGFIFTPTALYLEAEPTGSGAPNAIRMSGEQMAEALARLSPAAKAIAVAQAKTPEEKRRIEALPLDVGSAQVTDDKFTEVGSNLKEARRYALIWRGRFGCLSLTCNMSN
- a CDS encoding helix-turn-helix transcriptional regulator; the encoded protein is MRQNRSFGLSRIISFLGYNPDLPNPTTTAEHLKSKRRALGWSQKQAARHLGVDPDTWSNWECGGAIRANVHQRRVADFLGLSESRCCTCIPNQAVE
- a CDS encoding transposase zinc-binding domain-containing protein; amino-acid sequence: MVEQHYPAFVASLAEQGKVLPAYVEREFEAYLKCGRLEHGFLRVRCESCHFERLVAFSCKKRGFCPSCGARRMAETLRSLPTRCCRRCPAPVGGQLPLRAALSLCLPPPRHSPRRWR
- a CDS encoding transposase, yielding MKAPEREELEHLVQQIAERVGRALERMGLLQRDAESAWLELPSVEDTDAIRQLLGSSVTYRIAVGPQAGRKALVLRTITALAGEEPRNERVAKANGFSLHAGVSCEAHQRTVRERLCRYIARPAVAEQRLTVNAQGKVVYLLKTPYHDGTTHVVFEPLDFIARLAALVPRPRVNLTRYHGVLAPNHRWRAEVTPSGRGRRKEREPRSPSALPSSGTRR